In Silene latifolia isolate original U9 population chromosome 3, ASM4854445v1, whole genome shotgun sequence, a single window of DNA contains:
- the LOC141648467 gene encoding kinesin-like protein KIN-7C, mitochondrial isoform X4, producing MDGINGTVFAYGVTSSGKTHTMHGDDSYPGIIPLAIKDVFSIIQETSGREFLLRVSYLEIYNEVINDLLDPTGQNLRIREDVQGTYVEGIKEEVVLSPGHALSFIAAGEEHRHVGSNNFNLFSSRSHTIFTLMIESSAPGDDYDGVIFSQLVLNQIFHICAVWGEPLSQTSQSFMPELLYGANRNLAKARDLLKALLVIGASVGLFLGIVATSIPWLVPNVFTPDLVVIAEMHKVWIPFFLSLCITPCILSCEGTLLAGRDLKFISLSMSGCFTLGALVLLFVKSQGMGLVGCWTALVGFQWARFFLSLRRILSPDGVLFSEDLSRFKLAEVKAA from the exons ATGGATGGTATCAATG GTACGGTGTTTGCTTATGGTGTTACTAGTAGTGGGAAGACTCACACAATGCAT GGGGACGACAGTTATCCTGGGATCATACCGCTGGCCATCAAAGATGTTTTTAGCATCATACAGGAG ACTTCTGGGCGAGAGTTTCTGCTCCGTGTTTCCTATCTCGAGATTTACAACGAG GTTATCAATGATTTACTTGATCCGACTGGGCAGAATTTGCGTATCAGAGAAGATGTCCAG GGGACGTATGTTGAAGGtattaaggaagaagttgttTTGTCTCCTGGGCATGCCCTCTCTTTTATTGCTGCTGGGGAAG AGCATCGCCATGTTGGTTCCAACAACTTTAACCTTTTTAGTAGCAGAAGTCACACCATATTCACTCTG ATGATAGAGAGCAGTGCCCCTGGAGATGATTATGATGGAGTGATATTCTCACAACTG GTTTTGAATCAAATATTCCACATTTGTGCGGTATGGGGTGAACCCCTTTCTCAGACTTCACAATCATTTATGCCGGAGCTTTTGTATGGAGCAAACAGAAATTTAGCTAAG GCTCGAGATTTATTGAAGGCTCTATTAGTCATAGGGGCTTCTGTCGGACTTTTTCTAGGCATTGTTGCAACATCCATTCCTTGGTTGGTTCCAAATGTTTTCACCCCTGATCTTGTAGTAATAGCAGAG ATGCATAAAGTTTGGATTCCATTCTTCCTGTCATTATGTATAACACCGTGTATTCTCAGCTGTGAGGGGACATTGCTG GCTGGAAGGGATCTGAAATTCATCAGTCTATCAATGAGTGGATGCTTTACTTTAGGTGCACTTGTATTGCTG TTTGTGAAAAGTCAAGGAATGGGTTTGGTTGGCTGTTGGACCGCTCTCGTTGGGTTCCAATGG GCACGGTTCTTTCTCTCCTTGAGACGCATTCTTTCTCCGGATGGCGTATTATTTTCAGAGGATCTCTCCCGGTTTAAATTGGCCGAGGTTAAAGCAGCTTAG
- the LOC141648467 gene encoding kinesin-like protein KIN-7M, chloroplastic isoform X5 yields MDGINGTVFAYGVTSSGKTHTMHGDDSYPGIIPLAIKDVFSIIQETSGREFLLRVSYLEIYNEVINDLLDPTGQNLRIREDVQGTYVEGIKEEVVLSPGHALSFIAAGEEHRHVGSNNFNLFSSRSHTIFTLMIESSAPGDDYDGVIFSQLARDLLKALLVIGASVGLFLGIVATSIPWLVPNVFTPDLVVIAEMHKVWIPFFLSLCITPCILSCEGTLLAGRDLKFISLSMSGCFTLGALVLLFVKSQGMGLVGCWTALVGFQWARFFLSLRRILSPDGVLFSEDLSRFKLAEVKAA; encoded by the exons ATGGATGGTATCAATG GTACGGTGTTTGCTTATGGTGTTACTAGTAGTGGGAAGACTCACACAATGCAT GGGGACGACAGTTATCCTGGGATCATACCGCTGGCCATCAAAGATGTTTTTAGCATCATACAGGAG ACTTCTGGGCGAGAGTTTCTGCTCCGTGTTTCCTATCTCGAGATTTACAACGAG GTTATCAATGATTTACTTGATCCGACTGGGCAGAATTTGCGTATCAGAGAAGATGTCCAG GGGACGTATGTTGAAGGtattaaggaagaagttgttTTGTCTCCTGGGCATGCCCTCTCTTTTATTGCTGCTGGGGAAG AGCATCGCCATGTTGGTTCCAACAACTTTAACCTTTTTAGTAGCAGAAGTCACACCATATTCACTCTG ATGATAGAGAGCAGTGCCCCTGGAGATGATTATGATGGAGTGATATTCTCACAACTG GCTCGAGATTTATTGAAGGCTCTATTAGTCATAGGGGCTTCTGTCGGACTTTTTCTAGGCATTGTTGCAACATCCATTCCTTGGTTGGTTCCAAATGTTTTCACCCCTGATCTTGTAGTAATAGCAGAG ATGCATAAAGTTTGGATTCCATTCTTCCTGTCATTATGTATAACACCGTGTATTCTCAGCTGTGAGGGGACATTGCTG GCTGGAAGGGATCTGAAATTCATCAGTCTATCAATGAGTGGATGCTTTACTTTAGGTGCACTTGTATTGCTG TTTGTGAAAAGTCAAGGAATGGGTTTGGTTGGCTGTTGGACCGCTCTCGTTGGGTTCCAATGG GCACGGTTCTTTCTCTCCTTGAGACGCATTCTTTCTCCGGATGGCGTATTATTTTCAGAGGATCTCTCCCGGTTTAAATTGGCCGAGGTTAAAGCAGCTTAG
- the LOC141648467 gene encoding G-type lectin S-receptor-like serine/threonine-protein kinase At2g19130 isoform X3 — protein sequence MDGINGTVFAYGVTSSGKTHTMHGDDSYPGIIPLAIKDVFSIIQETSGREFLLRVSYLEIYNEVINDLLDPTGQNLRIREDVQGTYVEGIKEEVVLSPGHALSFIAAGEEHRHVGSNNFNLFSSRSHTIFTLMIESSAPGDDYDGVIFSQLPGQQCDVYSYCGAFGYCNQTSLPYCHCLQGFDPKFTNDWNLNDYSGGCSRKTRLSCQFHGNDSSGDKFLMSPSKVLPEHPQFAPTPSLQECESTCLRNCSCTAYAYDTDGCSVWFGELLNMKQLADTDPTGKTLYIRIAATEIPTTTGNKILVLGIVMGLVIGLVLLLVLGFVTNWRQKRRLVIAAKTMETSLTRFGYRDLQLSTKNFLQKLGEGGFGSVFKGTLPDLTDIAVKKLECISFTHGEKQFRTEVSAIGNIQHVNLVRLRGFCSEGTKRLLVYEYMPNGSLNTHLFKKENSQILSWKLRYQIAIGIARGLAYLHEKCRDCIIHCDIKPENILLDSEFCAKVADFGLAKLVGREFSRVLTTIRGTRGYLAPEWISGLAITAKADVYSYGMLLFELVSGRRNASSAKFEFFPTWAMTKLAEGEDILTLLDPILEGDGEKDQVSRVCKLACWCIQDEEDHRPSMGHIVQVLEGFLDVDMPPIPRSLQVFVGNEESIMFFSELSSDQPLTEQTSYASATSSLAPGSRFIEGSISHRGFCRTFSRHCCNIHSLVGSKCFHP from the exons ATGGATGGTATCAATG GTACGGTGTTTGCTTATGGTGTTACTAGTAGTGGGAAGACTCACACAATGCAT GGGGACGACAGTTATCCTGGGATCATACCGCTGGCCATCAAAGATGTTTTTAGCATCATACAGGAG ACTTCTGGGCGAGAGTTTCTGCTCCGTGTTTCCTATCTCGAGATTTACAACGAG GTTATCAATGATTTACTTGATCCGACTGGGCAGAATTTGCGTATCAGAGAAGATGTCCAG GGGACGTATGTTGAAGGtattaaggaagaagttgttTTGTCTCCTGGGCATGCCCTCTCTTTTATTGCTGCTGGGGAAG AGCATCGCCATGTTGGTTCCAACAACTTTAACCTTTTTAGTAGCAGAAGTCACACCATATTCACTCTG ATGATAGAGAGCAGTGCCCCTGGAGATGATTATGATGGAGTGATATTCTCACAACTG CCAGGTCAGCAATGTGATGTCTACTCGTATTGCGGGGCTTTTGGATATTGCAACCAAACCTCTCTTCCGTATTGTCATTGCTTACAAGGGTTTGACCCGAAATTTACCAACGATTGGAATTTGAATGATTATTCTGGAGGGTGTTCTAGAAAAACCAGGCTTTCATGCCAGTTTCATGGGAATGATAGTAGTGGGGATAAGTTTTTGATGAGTCCTAGTAAGGTTTTGCCAGAACATCCACAATTTGCTCCAACTCCGAGTTTACAAGAATGTGAATCGACTTGTCTAAGAAATTGTTCTTGTACTGCTTATGCTTATGATACTGATGGTTGTTCTGTATGGTTTGGAGAACTACTTAATATGAAACAACTTGCTGACACTGATCCGACTGGGAAAACTCTTTATATTAGAATAGCGGCCACAGAGATTCCGACAACTACTGGGAATAAAATATTGGTTCTTGGTATTGTCATGGGTCTGGTAATTGGTTTGGTACTTCTATTAGTTCTTGGATTTGTTACCAACTGGAGACAAAAAAGGCGGTTAGTCATTGCTGCAAAAACAATGGAGACCTCATTAACGAGATTTGGGTACAGAGATCTGCAATTGTCGACTAAGAATTTCTTACAGAAGTTAGGGGAAGGCGGGTTTGGATCTGTTTTCAAAGGGACATTGCCTGATTTAACTGACATTGCAGTGAAGAAACTTGAATGTATTAGTTTTACTCATGGAGAGAAGCAATTTAGAACAGAAGTTAGTGCAATAGGGAACATTCAACATGTTAATCTTGTACGCCTTCGTGGGTTTTGCTCAGAAGGAACAAAAAGATTGCTGGTGTACGAATATATGCCAAATGGGTCTTTGAATACCCATCTCTTTAAAAAAGAGAATTCGCAGATCTTAAGTTGGAAACTTCGGTATCAAATAGCAATTGGAATAGCAAGAGGATTGGCTTACCTACATGAAAAATGTAGGGATTGTATTATACACTGTGACATTAAGCCAGAAAACATTCTTCTGGATTCCGAGTTTTGTGCAAAGGTGGCAGATTTTGGGTTAGCTAAGCTTGTTGGAAGGGAGTTTAGTCGAGTGTTGACGACAATCAGAGGCACACGAGGATACCTAGCCCCGGAATGGATTTCAGGGTTGGCAATCACTGCAAAAGCAGATGTGTATAGCTATGGAATGCTGCTTTTCGAGCTAGTTTCTGGTCGAAGAAATGCTAGTTCAGCAAAGTTTGAATTCTTCCCGACTTGGGCTATGACCAAATTAGCTGAAGGAGAAGATATATTAACCCTTCTAGACCCTATATTAGAAGGTGATGGAGAGAAAGATCAAGTAAGTAGAGTATGTAAACTAGCATGTTGGTGTATTCAAGATGAGGAAGATCATAGACCATCAATGGGACATATTGTTCAAGTTCTTGAAGGCTTTTTGGATGTGGATATGCCTCCCATTCCTCGGTCTCTACAAGTgtttgttggtaatgaagaaagCATTATGTTTTTCTCAGAACTCTCGTCCGACCAGCCATTGACAGAGCAGACTAGCTATGCCTCAGCTACTTCGTCTCTTGCCCCGG GCTCGAGATTTATTGAAGGCTCTATTAGTCATAGGGGCTTCTGTCGGACTTTTTCTAGGCATTGTTGCAACATCCATTCCTTGGTTGGTTCCAAATGTTTTCACCCCTGA
- the LOC141648467 gene encoding G-type lectin S-receptor-like serine/threonine-protein kinase At2g19130 isoform X1 translates to MNIIMSSFQAKFVGKLSVFLLVTFLCCHGDDTITANKYISGDQTIISANGSFELGFFKPGNSSDYYIGIWYKNIPVKTVVWVANRNNPVSDKYSSSLKISSHGNLALVSGESESLIWSTNLNLNTSNNNNNNSIVSILQDDGNLVLRYAKNSSQSSGNLLWESFDNPTDTFMPNSKLGLNKKTKWMSSLTSWTNLDDPTTGLFTIERDPNASQFIMLWNQSQLYWTSGLWLPDQRIFSLIPELRFLKSQLYSFDYIDNENESYITYWVVNPSFKTRLVMDISGQLKQLTWVESIQQWVLFWSQPGQQCDVYSYCGAFGYCNQTSLPYCHCLQGFDPKFTNDWNLNDYSGGCSRKTRLSCQFHGNDSSGDKFLMSPSKVLPEHPQFAPTPSLQECESTCLRNCSCTAYAYDTDGCSVWFGELLNMKQLADTDPTGKTLYIRIAATEIPTTTGNKILVLGIVMGLVIGLVLLLVLGFVTNWRQKRRLVIAAKTMETSLTRFGYRDLQLSTKNFLQKLGEGGFGSVFKGTLPDLTDIAVKKLECISFTHGEKQFRTEVSAIGNIQHVNLVRLRGFCSEGTKRLLVYEYMPNGSLNTHLFKKENSQILSWKLRYQIAIGIARGLAYLHEKCRDCIIHCDIKPENILLDSEFCAKVADFGLAKLVGREFSRVLTTIRGTRGYLAPEWISGLAITAKADVYSYGMLLFELVSGRRNASSAKFEFFPTWAMTKLAEGEDILTLLDPILEGDGEKDQVSRVCKLACWCIQDEEDHRPSMGHIVQVLEGFLDVDMPPIPRSLQVFVGNEESIMFFSELSSDQPLTEQTSYASATSSLAPGSRFIEGSISHRGFCRTFSRHCCNIHSLVGSKCFHP, encoded by the exons ATGAATATTATCATGAGTAGTTTTCAAGCTAAATTTGTTGGTAAGCTCTCAGTTTTCTTGCTTGTAACATTTCTTTGCTGCCATGGAGATGACACCATCACAGCAAATAAGTATATCTCAGGTGACCAAACAATAATTTCAGCAAACGGCTCCTTCGAACTAGGATTTTTCAAACCAGGTAACTCTTCAGACTACTACATTGGCATATGGTACAAGAATATCCCCGTCAAAACTGTGGTTTGGGTAGCAAATCGAAACAACCCTGTTTCTGACAAGTATTCATCTTCCTTGAAAATATCTAGTCACGGAAATTTAGCACTTGTTTCTGGTGAGTCTGAATCTCTGATTTGGTCTACAAACTTGAACTTGAATAcctccaacaataataataataattctataGTATCAATACTCCAAGATGATGGGAATCTTGTTTTAAGATACGCGAAAAACTCAAGTCAAAGTTCAGGTAATCTCCTTTGGGAGAGCTTTGACAACCCAACTGATACATTTATGCCAAATAGTAAGCTGGGTTTGAACAAAAAAACCAAGTGGATGAGTAGTCTAACGTCTTGGACCAACTTAGACGATCCTACAACAGGTCTTTTCACCATAGAACGTGATCCGAATGCTAGTCAGTTTATCATGTTATGGAATCAATCTCAGTTATATTGGACTAGTGGTCTATGGCTTCCAGATCAAAGGATATTCAGTCTGATTCCTGAACTAAGGTTTCTAAAATCACAGCTTTATAGTTTCGACTATATCGATAATGAGAACGAGAGTTATATCACGTATTGGGTTGTTAACCCTTCTTTCAAAACAAGGCTAGTTATGGATATTTCAGGGCAACTTAAGCAATTAACATGGGTTGAAAGTATTCAGCAATGGGTTCTTTTCTGGTCACAGCCAGGTCAGCAATGTGATGTCTACTCGTATTGCGGGGCTTTTGGATATTGCAACCAAACCTCTCTTCCGTATTGTCATTGCTTACAAGGGTTTGACCCGAAATTTACCAACGATTGGAATTTGAATGATTATTCTGGAGGGTGTTCTAGAAAAACCAGGCTTTCATGCCAGTTTCATGGGAATGATAGTAGTGGGGATAAGTTTTTGATGAGTCCTAGTAAGGTTTTGCCAGAACATCCACAATTTGCTCCAACTCCGAGTTTACAAGAATGTGAATCGACTTGTCTAAGAAATTGTTCTTGTACTGCTTATGCTTATGATACTGATGGTTGTTCTGTATGGTTTGGAGAACTACTTAATATGAAACAACTTGCTGACACTGATCCGACTGGGAAAACTCTTTATATTAGAATAGCGGCCACAGAGATTCCGACAACTACTGGGAATAAAATATTGGTTCTTGGTATTGTCATGGGTCTGGTAATTGGTTTGGTACTTCTATTAGTTCTTGGATTTGTTACCAACTGGAGACAAAAAAGGCGGTTAGTCATTGCTGCAAAAACAATGGAGACCTCATTAACGAGATTTGGGTACAGAGATCTGCAATTGTCGACTAAGAATTTCTTACAGAAGTTAGGGGAAGGCGGGTTTGGATCTGTTTTCAAAGGGACATTGCCTGATTTAACTGACATTGCAGTGAAGAAACTTGAATGTATTAGTTTTACTCATGGAGAGAAGCAATTTAGAACAGAAGTTAGTGCAATAGGGAACATTCAACATGTTAATCTTGTACGCCTTCGTGGGTTTTGCTCAGAAGGAACAAAAAGATTGCTGGTGTACGAATATATGCCAAATGGGTCTTTGAATACCCATCTCTTTAAAAAAGAGAATTCGCAGATCTTAAGTTGGAAACTTCGGTATCAAATAGCAATTGGAATAGCAAGAGGATTGGCTTACCTACATGAAAAATGTAGGGATTGTATTATACACTGTGACATTAAGCCAGAAAACATTCTTCTGGATTCCGAGTTTTGTGCAAAGGTGGCAGATTTTGGGTTAGCTAAGCTTGTTGGAAGGGAGTTTAGTCGAGTGTTGACGACAATCAGAGGCACACGAGGATACCTAGCCCCGGAATGGATTTCAGGGTTGGCAATCACTGCAAAAGCAGATGTGTATAGCTATGGAATGCTGCTTTTCGAGCTAGTTTCTGGTCGAAGAAATGCTAGTTCAGCAAAGTTTGAATTCTTCCCGACTTGGGCTATGACCAAATTAGCTGAAGGAGAAGATATATTAACCCTTCTAGACCCTATATTAGAAGGTGATGGAGAGAAAGATCAAGTAAGTAGAGTATGTAAACTAGCATGTTGGTGTATTCAAGATGAGGAAGATCATAGACCATCAATGGGACATATTGTTCAAGTTCTTGAAGGCTTTTTGGATGTGGATATGCCTCCCATTCCTCGGTCTCTACAAGTgtttgttggtaatgaagaaagCATTATGTTTTTCTCAGAACTCTCGTCCGACCAGCCATTGACAGAGCAGACTAGCTATGCCTCAGCTACTTCGTCTCTTGCCCCGG GCTCGAGATTTATTGAAGGCTCTATTAGTCATAGGGGCTTCTGTCGGACTTTTTCTAGGCATTGTTGCAACATCCATTCCTTGGTTGGTTCCAAATGTTTTCACCCCTGA
- the LOC141648467 gene encoding G-type lectin S-receptor-like serine/threonine-protein kinase At2g19130 isoform X2, with translation MNIIMSSFQAKFVGKLSVFLLVTFLCCHGDDTITANKYISGDQTIISANGSFELGFFKPGNSSDYYIGIWYKNIPVKTVVWVANRNNPVSDKYSSSLKISSHGNLALVSGESESLIWSTNLNLNTSNNNNNNSIVSILQDDGNLVLRYAKNSSQSSGNLLWESFDNPTDTFMPNSKLGLNKKTKWMSSLTSWTNLDDPTTGLFTIERDPNASQFIMLWNQSQLYWTSGLWLPDQRIFSLIPELRFLKSQLYSFDYIDNENESYITYWVVNPSFKTRLVMDISGQLKQLTWVESIQQWVLFWSQPGQQCDVYSYCGAFGYCNQTSLPYCHCLQGFDPKFTNDWNLNDYSGGCSRKTRLSCQFHGNDSSGDKFLMSPSKVLPEHPQFAPTPSLQECESTCLRNCSCTAYAYDTDGCSVWFGELLNMKQLADTDPTGKTLYIRIAATEIPTTTGNKILVLGIVMGLVIGLVLLLVLGFVTNWRQKRRLVIAAKTMETSLTRFGYRDLQLSTKNFLQKLGEGGFGSVFKGTLPDLTDIAVKKLECISFTHGEKQFRTEVSAIGNIQHVNLVRLRGFCSEGTKRLLVYEYMPNGSLNTHLFKKENSQILSWKLRYQIAIGIARGLAYLHEKCRDCIIHCDIKPENILLDSEFCAKVADFGLAKLVGREFSRVLTTIRGTRGYLAPEWISGLAITAKADVYSYGMLLFELVSGRRNASSAKFEFFPTWAMTKLAEGEDILTLLDPILEGDGEKDQVSRVCKLACWCIQDEEDHRPSMGHIVQVLEGFLDVDMPPIPRSLQVFVGNEESIMFFSELSSDQPLTEQTSYASATSSLAPGFESNIPHLCGMG, from the exons ATGAATATTATCATGAGTAGTTTTCAAGCTAAATTTGTTGGTAAGCTCTCAGTTTTCTTGCTTGTAACATTTCTTTGCTGCCATGGAGATGACACCATCACAGCAAATAAGTATATCTCAGGTGACCAAACAATAATTTCAGCAAACGGCTCCTTCGAACTAGGATTTTTCAAACCAGGTAACTCTTCAGACTACTACATTGGCATATGGTACAAGAATATCCCCGTCAAAACTGTGGTTTGGGTAGCAAATCGAAACAACCCTGTTTCTGACAAGTATTCATCTTCCTTGAAAATATCTAGTCACGGAAATTTAGCACTTGTTTCTGGTGAGTCTGAATCTCTGATTTGGTCTACAAACTTGAACTTGAATAcctccaacaataataataataattctataGTATCAATACTCCAAGATGATGGGAATCTTGTTTTAAGATACGCGAAAAACTCAAGTCAAAGTTCAGGTAATCTCCTTTGGGAGAGCTTTGACAACCCAACTGATACATTTATGCCAAATAGTAAGCTGGGTTTGAACAAAAAAACCAAGTGGATGAGTAGTCTAACGTCTTGGACCAACTTAGACGATCCTACAACAGGTCTTTTCACCATAGAACGTGATCCGAATGCTAGTCAGTTTATCATGTTATGGAATCAATCTCAGTTATATTGGACTAGTGGTCTATGGCTTCCAGATCAAAGGATATTCAGTCTGATTCCTGAACTAAGGTTTCTAAAATCACAGCTTTATAGTTTCGACTATATCGATAATGAGAACGAGAGTTATATCACGTATTGGGTTGTTAACCCTTCTTTCAAAACAAGGCTAGTTATGGATATTTCAGGGCAACTTAAGCAATTAACATGGGTTGAAAGTATTCAGCAATGGGTTCTTTTCTGGTCACAGCCAGGTCAGCAATGTGATGTCTACTCGTATTGCGGGGCTTTTGGATATTGCAACCAAACCTCTCTTCCGTATTGTCATTGCTTACAAGGGTTTGACCCGAAATTTACCAACGATTGGAATTTGAATGATTATTCTGGAGGGTGTTCTAGAAAAACCAGGCTTTCATGCCAGTTTCATGGGAATGATAGTAGTGGGGATAAGTTTTTGATGAGTCCTAGTAAGGTTTTGCCAGAACATCCACAATTTGCTCCAACTCCGAGTTTACAAGAATGTGAATCGACTTGTCTAAGAAATTGTTCTTGTACTGCTTATGCTTATGATACTGATGGTTGTTCTGTATGGTTTGGAGAACTACTTAATATGAAACAACTTGCTGACACTGATCCGACTGGGAAAACTCTTTATATTAGAATAGCGGCCACAGAGATTCCGACAACTACTGGGAATAAAATATTGGTTCTTGGTATTGTCATGGGTCTGGTAATTGGTTTGGTACTTCTATTAGTTCTTGGATTTGTTACCAACTGGAGACAAAAAAGGCGGTTAGTCATTGCTGCAAAAACAATGGAGACCTCATTAACGAGATTTGGGTACAGAGATCTGCAATTGTCGACTAAGAATTTCTTACAGAAGTTAGGGGAAGGCGGGTTTGGATCTGTTTTCAAAGGGACATTGCCTGATTTAACTGACATTGCAGTGAAGAAACTTGAATGTATTAGTTTTACTCATGGAGAGAAGCAATTTAGAACAGAAGTTAGTGCAATAGGGAACATTCAACATGTTAATCTTGTACGCCTTCGTGGGTTTTGCTCAGAAGGAACAAAAAGATTGCTGGTGTACGAATATATGCCAAATGGGTCTTTGAATACCCATCTCTTTAAAAAAGAGAATTCGCAGATCTTAAGTTGGAAACTTCGGTATCAAATAGCAATTGGAATAGCAAGAGGATTGGCTTACCTACATGAAAAATGTAGGGATTGTATTATACACTGTGACATTAAGCCAGAAAACATTCTTCTGGATTCCGAGTTTTGTGCAAAGGTGGCAGATTTTGGGTTAGCTAAGCTTGTTGGAAGGGAGTTTAGTCGAGTGTTGACGACAATCAGAGGCACACGAGGATACCTAGCCCCGGAATGGATTTCAGGGTTGGCAATCACTGCAAAAGCAGATGTGTATAGCTATGGAATGCTGCTTTTCGAGCTAGTTTCTGGTCGAAGAAATGCTAGTTCAGCAAAGTTTGAATTCTTCCCGACTTGGGCTATGACCAAATTAGCTGAAGGAGAAGATATATTAACCCTTCTAGACCCTATATTAGAAGGTGATGGAGAGAAAGATCAAGTAAGTAGAGTATGTAAACTAGCATGTTGGTGTATTCAAGATGAGGAAGATCATAGACCATCAATGGGACATATTGTTCAAGTTCTTGAAGGCTTTTTGGATGTGGATATGCCTCCCATTCCTCGGTCTCTACAAGTgtttgttggtaatgaagaaagCATTATGTTTTTCTCAGAACTCTCGTCCGACCAGCCATTGACAGAGCAGACTAGCTATGCCTCAGCTACTTCGTCTCTTGCCCCGG GTTTTGAATCAAATATTCCACATTTGTGCGGTATGGGGTGA